In Cellvibrio polysaccharolyticus, a genomic segment contains:
- a CDS encoding DUF485 domain-containing protein, whose protein sequence is MAAITIDQIKHQPEYLALTRARSRITWTLSIATFVVYFSVILLIAFAPDSLGEPISSGVTSIGILLGLGVILFCLLVTGIYVYYANKVLEPLKQAVVRKLEGAV, encoded by the coding sequence ATGGCAGCTATTACGATTGACCAAATCAAACACCAACCTGAATACCTTGCTCTCACCCGTGCCCGAAGTCGCATCACCTGGACACTCTCGATAGCCACTTTCGTAGTTTATTTCTCTGTTATTTTATTGATCGCCTTTGCACCGGATTCGCTCGGTGAACCTATCAGTAGCGGCGTCACTTCCATTGGTATTTTACTCGGCCTCGGTGTCATTCTTTTCTGTTTGCTGGTTACCGGCATTTACGTCTACTACGCCAACAAGGTGCTTGAGCCGTTAAAACAAGCGGTGGTACGCAAGCTGGAGGGCGCCGTATGA
- a CDS encoding lytic polysaccharide monooxygenase auxiliary activity family 9 protein: MNAINKNNVFSKAITGLSPRKSMAALTLLAGIATMMPVAETQAHGYVSSPKSRVIMCKENGIENPTHPACIAAKAAGNGGLYTPQEVAVGGVRDDHRDFIPDGQLCSVGRSNLAGMDLNRTDWPATSVTPGVRQFVWTNTAAHKTTYFRYYITREGHNLTQPLKWDDLELIHDSGPADQELFSYHNVALPYRTGKHIVYSIWQRDWVRDAAEGFYQCIDVDFGDGTGGPGSSSSSSSTAVSSSSSSISNDTCAALTDWNASAVYNGNQQVRHNGKRYQAKWWTQGQNPATNSDASGVWLDLGACGGSPVSSSSSSSSAAAVSSQSSAASSVAGGVCSSPTYSDGASYANGALVQNGGSEYRCLVAGWCTVGGPYAPGSGWAWANAWSLERSCQ, translated from the coding sequence GTGAACGCGATCAATAAAAATAATGTGTTTTCAAAAGCGATAACCGGACTGTCCCCCCGCAAGAGCATGGCGGCTCTGACGTTGCTGGCGGGCATAGCGACCATGATGCCCGTAGCTGAAACCCAGGCTCACGGTTATGTATCTTCCCCGAAAAGCCGTGTGATTATGTGTAAGGAAAACGGCATCGAAAACCCTACGCATCCGGCTTGTATTGCGGCCAAAGCGGCGGGTAACGGGGGTTTGTATACGCCTCAGGAAGTGGCGGTTGGCGGTGTGCGGGATGATCACCGCGACTTTATTCCCGATGGCCAACTTTGTAGCGTGGGGCGCTCAAATCTTGCGGGTATGGATCTCAACCGCACCGATTGGCCGGCAACCAGCGTAACACCGGGCGTTCGCCAGTTTGTCTGGACCAATACGGCCGCACACAAAACCACTTACTTCCGCTATTACATCACCCGTGAAGGCCATAATCTTACCCAGCCATTGAAGTGGGATGATCTGGAATTGATCCACGATTCCGGCCCGGCCGACCAGGAACTGTTTTCCTATCACAACGTTGCTCTGCCGTATCGCACCGGTAAACACATCGTTTACAGCATTTGGCAGCGCGATTGGGTAAGAGATGCGGCAGAAGGTTTCTACCAATGTATCGACGTGGACTTCGGTGATGGTACCGGCGGCCCGGGTTCTTCTTCCTCGTCATCTTCTACGGCGGTCAGCTCATCCAGCTCCAGTATTTCCAACGATACTTGTGCTGCACTGACCGACTGGAATGCCTCGGCGGTTTATAACGGTAACCAGCAAGTGCGCCACAACGGCAAACGTTATCAGGCCAAATGGTGGACGCAAGGGCAAAACCCGGCAACCAACTCTGATGCCAGTGGCGTCTGGCTGGATCTTGGTGCTTGTGGTGGTTCACCGGTTTCATCCAGCAGTTCCAGTTCATCGGCGGCTGCGGTCAGCTCGCAAAGCAGCGCAGCTTCATCGGTGGCCGGTGGTGTTTGCTCATCGCCGACTTACTCGGATGGTGCCTCCTATGCCAACGGTGCACTGGTACAAAACGGTGGTAGTGAATACCGCTGTCTGGTAGCGGGCTGGTGTACGGTGGGCGGGCCTTATGCGCCGGGCAGCGGTTGGGCCTGGGCAAATGCCTGGAGTCTGGAGCGCAGTTGTCAGTAA
- a CDS encoding alpha/beta hydrolase family protein codes for MILLHRFSLPLRSIIKRYPSALLIALSLLVPALQASQPDHHIDTADFYQGEALHHPQLSPDGTHLAVLQDVGNETIIMVRNLVTGDSFYPIKSDNERFKFNWIAWGNNDRLLLSVRFSNNRGMRILFTETRLLAIDAKKPSEVTTLIRPDAKADGWISQYQDNIIHWLHDDPEHVLISVDRESPAKQSVYKLNIYNGKTQRVKKFNAGIRSWLADQQGEVRVGVGYNDTKRETIIRVLPAGSKKWQTAWRYTLFEDPSITPLGFGHNPNELYLLADHDGRKAVFKSDLSKEGFPLELVISHPQYDIAGSLIYSHANKEVVGLYYSNSAFGSVFWNEEFKAFQAGLNKALPDSANYISSLSNDGRKYLLFSSHQTDPGTYYYGNRDTKELAAIAEVYPNIDRRKLTAKKMLRYKARDGLKLEGFLSLPAGDGKNLPTLIFPHGGPMSRDGNNFDSFSAFFANRGYAVFQPNFRGSSGYGHDFMMMAVAGMGLAMQDDLEDAVRFLAKEGITDEKRVCIVGASYGGYAALSGATKTPDLYRCAISFAGISDIVRLRETSKYFINGRAMQDQLGRNTAQLRETSPARFAEQVKIPILLVHGDNDTVVPVNQSQLMHERLKRAGKDVTYIELEDGSHFLDYYEHRKITFEAMEAFLQKHLPVNVKTASASLH; via the coding sequence ATGATCCTATTGCATCGGTTTTCTCTTCCGTTACGCTCTATTATTAAACGCTATCCAAGCGCCCTGCTCATCGCGCTTTCATTACTGGTGCCTGCCCTCCAGGCGAGCCAACCTGATCACCATATTGATACCGCCGATTTTTATCAGGGCGAGGCGTTGCATCACCCGCAGTTATCCCCCGACGGAACACACCTTGCTGTATTGCAGGATGTTGGCAACGAAACCATTATCATGGTGCGCAACCTGGTTACCGGAGACAGTTTTTACCCCATCAAAAGTGACAACGAAAGATTCAAGTTCAACTGGATTGCCTGGGGCAACAACGACCGCCTTTTGCTGAGCGTACGTTTCAGCAATAACCGTGGCATGCGTATTTTATTTACCGAAACCCGTCTGCTTGCCATTGATGCAAAAAAACCTTCCGAAGTCACTACGCTGATTCGTCCGGATGCCAAAGCCGATGGCTGGATCAGTCAGTACCAGGACAATATTATTCATTGGTTGCACGATGACCCGGAACATGTGTTGATCAGTGTGGACCGCGAATCACCGGCCAAACAATCTGTCTACAAGTTGAATATTTATAACGGCAAAACCCAACGCGTTAAAAAATTCAATGCCGGTATCCGCTCGTGGCTGGCAGATCAGCAAGGCGAAGTGCGAGTGGGCGTTGGTTACAACGATACCAAGCGGGAAACCATCATCCGTGTGCTTCCAGCCGGCAGCAAAAAATGGCAAACCGCCTGGCGTTACACCTTGTTTGAAGATCCATCCATTACACCGCTGGGTTTTGGTCACAACCCCAATGAACTTTATTTACTGGCAGACCACGACGGCCGCAAAGCCGTTTTCAAATCCGATTTATCCAAAGAGGGTTTCCCGCTGGAACTGGTGATCAGCCATCCACAATACGATATTGCAGGTTCGCTGATTTATTCTCACGCGAACAAGGAAGTGGTTGGCTTGTATTACAGTAACAGCGCATTTGGCAGCGTTTTCTGGAATGAAGAATTCAAAGCGTTTCAGGCGGGGCTGAACAAAGCGCTGCCAGACAGCGCCAATTACATATCCAGCCTGAGTAACGATGGTCGCAAATACCTGCTGTTTTCCAGCCACCAAACTGACCCGGGCACTTACTATTACGGCAATCGCGATACCAAAGAGTTGGCCGCGATTGCGGAGGTTTATCCGAACATTGACCGCCGCAAACTCACGGCAAAAAAAATGTTGCGATACAAAGCACGGGACGGCCTGAAACTGGAAGGTTTTCTTTCATTACCCGCCGGTGATGGCAAAAATTTGCCAACTCTGATTTTTCCGCACGGTGGCCCTATGTCGAGAGACGGAAACAACTTTGATTCATTTTCAGCTTTTTTTGCCAATCGCGGCTACGCGGTATTCCAGCCCAACTTCCGGGGCTCGTCCGGTTATGGTCACGATTTTATGATGATGGCGGTTGCCGGGATGGGGCTGGCAATGCAGGACGACCTGGAAGATGCCGTGCGTTTTCTGGCAAAGGAAGGCATTACCGATGAAAAGCGGGTTTGTATTGTGGGCGCCAGTTACGGTGGTTACGCTGCCTTGAGCGGCGCCACTAAAACGCCTGATCTTTATCGCTGTGCAATCAGTTTTGCCGGCATCTCGGATATTGTTCGCTTGCGCGAAACGTCAAAGTATTTCATCAACGGTCGGGCGATGCAGGACCAACTGGGGCGCAACACCGCGCAACTGCGCGAGACCTCTCCGGCGCGTTTTGCCGAACAGGTGAAAATTCCCATCCTGCTGGTGCACGGCGACAACGACACCGTTGTGCCGGTAAATCAAAGCCAGCTGATGCATGAGCGATTAAAGCGTGCCGGAAAAGATGTAACCTACATCGAACTGGAAGATGGCAGCCACTTTCTGGATTACTACGAACATCGCAAAATCACGTTTGAAGCGATGGAAGCTTTTTTGCAAAAACACCTGCCGGTTAATGTAAAAACTGCCAGCGCATCCCTGCACTGA
- a CDS encoding cation acetate symporter, protein MKNLFASLMLLLATAPVYAQAQGGGAHISAILMFVAFVMVTLGITWWAARRTRTARDFYAAGGGITGFQNGLAIAGDYMSAASFLGIAGLVYLSGFDGLIYAIGFLVGWPIVLLLIAEPLRNLGKYTFADVASFRLQQRPIRILAASGSLVTVTFYLIAQMVGAGKLIEVLFGLPYEFAVVIVGVLMTLYVTFGGMLATTWVQLIKAVLLLSGASLMAFLVLYHFNFSFENMFSSAVDVHARGIDIMAPGTLVSDPISAISLGLALMFGTAGLPHILMRFFTVRDAVQARRSVFYATGFIGYFYILTFIIGFGAIVLLLNNPGYFDGSGSLIGGGNMAAIHLSHALGGDILLGFISAVAFATILAVVSGLTLAGSSAISHDLYATLFLKGKHDEKKEIRASRIATICLGILAVMLGIVFENQNVAFMVGLAFCVAASANFPILLLSMYWKKLTTRGAVMGGSAGLITAVLLVVIGPTVWVDTFGFAEAIFPYKYPAIFSISIAFIGIWLFSVLDKSPAAKREQEAFDAQLVRSQTGVGADSASEH, encoded by the coding sequence ATGAAAAACCTTTTCGCCAGTTTAATGCTGTTACTGGCAACAGCACCGGTGTACGCTCAGGCTCAGGGTGGTGGTGCACACATCTCTGCAATTCTTATGTTCGTTGCCTTCGTCATGGTGACACTGGGCATTACCTGGTGGGCGGCCCGACGCACGCGCACCGCACGGGATTTTTACGCGGCTGGCGGTGGCATTACCGGCTTTCAAAATGGTCTGGCTATTGCCGGTGACTATATGTCGGCGGCTTCCTTTCTCGGTATTGCCGGGCTGGTGTATCTGTCCGGATTCGACGGTCTCATTTATGCCATCGGCTTTTTGGTCGGCTGGCCCATTGTATTGCTGCTGATTGCCGAACCTTTACGCAACCTCGGCAAATATACCTTCGCCGACGTGGCATCTTTCCGTTTGCAACAACGCCCTATTCGTATTCTTGCCGCCAGCGGTTCGCTGGTTACGGTTACCTTTTATTTGATTGCGCAAATGGTTGGCGCTGGCAAATTGATCGAAGTATTGTTCGGCCTGCCTTACGAATTTGCAGTGGTCATTGTCGGTGTATTGATGACACTCTACGTGACCTTTGGCGGCATGCTGGCCACCACCTGGGTGCAATTGATCAAAGCGGTATTGCTGCTCTCGGGCGCCAGTCTTATGGCCTTCCTGGTGCTTTACCATTTCAATTTCAGCTTTGAAAATATGTTCTCCTCCGCAGTCGATGTACACGCCAGAGGCATTGACATCATGGCCCCTGGCACGCTGGTATCTGATCCTATTTCCGCTATCTCGCTAGGCCTGGCACTGATGTTCGGCACCGCCGGTTTACCGCATATTCTGATGCGCTTCTTCACCGTACGGGATGCCGTGCAGGCACGCCGTTCAGTGTTTTACGCTACCGGCTTTATTGGCTACTTCTACATTCTTACCTTCATCATCGGCTTCGGCGCCATTGTTCTGCTGCTGAATAACCCCGGATATTTTGATGGCAGCGGTTCGTTGATCGGTGGCGGTAATATGGCTGCTATTCACCTGTCCCATGCATTGGGCGGCGATATTTTGCTCGGGTTTATTTCTGCGGTTGCTTTTGCCACCATCCTCGCGGTGGTATCCGGTTTGACACTGGCAGGCTCCAGCGCCATCTCTCACGACCTTTACGCCACCTTGTTCCTGAAAGGTAAACACGACGAGAAAAAAGAAATCCGTGCATCGCGTATTGCAACCATTTGCCTGGGGATTCTTGCGGTCATGCTGGGCATTGTATTCGAGAATCAGAATGTGGCCTTTATGGTCGGTCTCGCCTTCTGTGTAGCTGCCAGTGCCAACTTCCCTATCCTGCTGCTTTCCATGTACTGGAAAAAACTCACCACACGCGGCGCCGTGATGGGCGGTTCGGCCGGTCTGATTACCGCAGTGCTTCTGGTGGTGATTGGCCCAACGGTCTGGGTAGATACCTTCGGTTTTGCTGAAGCGATTTTCCCCTACAAGTACCCGGCTATTTTCTCAATTTCCATTGCCTTTATCGGTATCTGGTTGTTCTCGGTATTGGATAAATCGCCAGCGGCCAAACGTGAACAGGAAGCCTTCGATGCACAACTGGTTCGCTCACAAACCGGTGTTGGTGCTGACTCGGCCAGTGAACATTAA
- a CDS encoding PP2C family protein-serine/threonine phosphatase, translating into MTAPNPLVFSAVTHAGLERDNNEDSFLSLPDQGVWVVADGMGGHEAGEIASAIVRDTIQKVWIDDPSPSLSRSLQASHQAVLHASARGIGAKGMGSTVVALHSTQTEYEVAWVGDSRAYLWSFDDSDGKLELLTRDHSYVQMLVNSGAIKEEEVDSHPERNIITQCLGSVELDRVHVDTVHGQWKVNQWILLCSDGLTDEISSAAISKLLNNNRNSVEAANRLLEAALAKGAHDNVTLQIIESPLQQNRLASQLWRWVPFFTNHRTWDAWIFAAALAALILLLIWTLI; encoded by the coding sequence ATGACTGCTCCCAATCCTCTTGTTTTCAGCGCAGTGACTCACGCGGGTCTCGAACGTGACAACAACGAAGACTCATTTTTAAGTCTTCCCGATCAGGGCGTGTGGGTTGTTGCCGATGGTATGGGCGGTCACGAGGCGGGCGAAATTGCCAGCGCTATTGTTCGTGACACCATCCAGAAGGTATGGATCGATGATCCTTCACCCTCGCTGAGTCGTTCACTTCAGGCCTCCCATCAGGCCGTGTTACATGCATCGGCACGCGGTATTGGTGCCAAAGGCATGGGCTCCACGGTGGTGGCTTTACACAGCACGCAAACCGAATACGAAGTCGCCTGGGTCGGCGATAGTCGCGCTTACCTGTGGTCGTTTGATGACAGTGACGGCAAACTGGAGCTGCTAACCCGCGATCATTCCTATGTACAAATGCTGGTCAATTCAGGCGCTATAAAAGAAGAAGAAGTCGATAGCCACCCCGAGCGCAATATCATCACCCAATGCCTCGGCTCGGTGGAGCTTGATCGGGTGCACGTTGATACGGTGCACGGCCAGTGGAAAGTAAACCAGTGGATATTATTGTGCAGTGACGGATTGACCGACGAAATCAGTTCCGCAGCGATCAGTAAATTGCTCAACAATAATCGCAACAGTGTTGAGGCAGCCAATCGTTTGCTGGAAGCAGCCCTGGCCAAAGGTGCGCATGACAATGTCACTTTGCAAATTATCGAATCGCCGTTGCAACAAAACCGGCTGGCCAGCCAGCTATGGCGCTGGGTGCCTTTTTTTACCAATCACAGAACCTGGGATGCATGGATCTTTGCTGCAGCGCTGGCTGCACTCATTCTATTATTAATCTGGACTCTGATATAA
- a CDS encoding bifunctional serine/threonine-protein kinase/formylglycine-generating enzyme family protein has product MHIPGYRVIRKLSQGGMSTVYLAIQISVGRVVALKVMSPHLSSDPAFGERFQREANIIGQLSHPHIIPIYDIGEHDSLNYIAMDYLSGGTVHERMAKEFTVIDALRVTREIATALDHAHEKGYIHRDIKPENILFRADGSSVLTDFGVAKAVAGGSRMTNAGQVVGTPHYMSPEQTRGKPVDGRSDLYSLGVVFYEMLTGSVPYQGDEAVAIAIKHLSAPIPILPPHCHAYQLIIDKCLAKDPDQRFQRGNDLAAMIEALETAYRTGVTATLAVTPPGAGALFKALLATFFHNLRWRMQSVLNKREEKEKDRAWFQPGDTHYAVLTDGAGEAQATVVASPSAQITQFQATAITQKPRGKRRVVTAILIGLTALAAGATWFGYQPATPDTSPIAVVEQATSSARPQFTAADSSSSHNGNNPIQNWIAETLVVEDEPVVVVPIVTSSVETSSASSAQSSEAPPPPQQYQLVVTTAPEDARVRILNIGPRYEAGMRLRPGPYHIEVSHPDYITHTKWITISDSDMHSVVTLKPTLAAGEKFTTKLINGQQSPLMVNIKPGTYIQGDDNHANTSPAHPVTVQKNFAISQYEITFAEYDVFATATYRPLPDDNRWGRQNRPVINISWQDAKEYTEWLSEMSGKVYRLPTEAEWEYAARAGTTSSWWWGDDPKEAQGSANCRRGCNSSFSGLFGTKTAPVGSFAANEFGIHDTAGNVAEWVDDCYAEDYLLQLAQQPGGSCEVRVVRGGSAKSTLEQIAATFREGINAETRSEHIGFRVVMEID; this is encoded by the coding sequence ATGCACATTCCTGGCTATCGCGTAATACGCAAACTCAGTCAAGGTGGTATGTCCACCGTTTACCTCGCGATCCAGATCAGCGTGGGTCGGGTTGTTGCACTTAAAGTAATGTCACCGCACTTATCCAGCGACCCGGCTTTTGGTGAACGCTTTCAGCGCGAAGCCAACATTATTGGTCAACTTTCCCATCCTCATATTATTCCTATCTATGACATAGGTGAGCACGATTCACTGAACTACATCGCCATGGATTATTTATCCGGCGGTACTGTTCATGAACGTATGGCGAAAGAATTCACCGTTATTGATGCCCTGCGGGTAACCCGCGAAATTGCCACAGCGCTGGATCACGCGCACGAAAAAGGCTACATCCACCGCGATATCAAACCGGAAAATATTCTGTTCCGTGCCGATGGTTCATCGGTACTCACCGACTTTGGTGTAGCCAAAGCCGTTGCCGGCGGCTCTCGCATGACCAATGCCGGTCAGGTAGTGGGCACACCGCATTACATGAGCCCTGAACAAACCCGGGGCAAGCCGGTAGATGGCCGGTCAGATCTTTACAGTCTCGGCGTGGTGTTTTATGAAATGCTCACCGGCTCAGTGCCCTACCAGGGTGATGAAGCGGTTGCGATTGCCATTAAACACCTCAGTGCGCCTATTCCTATCCTGCCGCCGCATTGTCATGCCTATCAATTAATCATCGACAAGTGTCTGGCCAAAGACCCGGATCAACGTTTCCAGCGCGGCAACGACCTGGCGGCAATGATTGAAGCACTGGAAACGGCTTACAGAACCGGTGTAACCGCCACCCTTGCGGTCACTCCGCCGGGTGCCGGTGCTTTGTTCAAAGCGTTGCTGGCGACCTTCTTCCATAATTTGCGCTGGCGTATGCAGTCAGTGCTGAACAAGCGCGAAGAAAAAGAAAAGGACAGAGCCTGGTTTCAGCCCGGCGATACCCATTACGCCGTGTTGACCGATGGTGCCGGTGAAGCGCAAGCAACCGTGGTGGCCTCTCCATCCGCGCAAATTACCCAGTTCCAGGCAACCGCGATCACGCAAAAGCCACGCGGCAAACGCAGAGTCGTTACGGCTATCCTGATCGGCCTTACTGCATTGGCCGCCGGTGCGACCTGGTTTGGCTATCAGCCAGCTACGCCCGACACGTCGCCAATAGCTGTTGTTGAACAGGCAACGTCGAGCGCTCGACCGCAGTTTACCGCGGCCGATTCATCGTCCTCGCACAACGGCAATAATCCGATTCAAAACTGGATTGCCGAAACACTGGTAGTTGAAGATGAGCCAGTGGTGGTTGTACCGATTGTTACCTCATCCGTAGAAACCTCCAGTGCGTCTTCTGCGCAAAGCAGCGAGGCACCACCGCCGCCACAACAATATCAACTGGTAGTTACCACCGCGCCGGAAGATGCCCGTGTGCGTATTCTTAATATCGGGCCGCGCTATGAAGCCGGCATGCGATTGAGACCCGGCCCTTACCATATTGAAGTGAGCCACCCGGATTACATCACGCATACCAAATGGATCACCATTTCTGACAGTGATATGCACAGCGTGGTAACGCTCAAGCCCACTCTGGCGGCCGGTGAAAAATTCACCACCAAACTGATCAATGGCCAGCAAAGTCCATTGATGGTGAATATCAAACCGGGCACCTATATTCAGGGCGACGACAACCACGCCAACACCTCACCGGCACATCCGGTAACGGTGCAAAAGAACTTTGCTATCAGCCAATATGAAATTACCTTTGCCGAGTACGATGTGTTTGCCACGGCGACTTATCGACCGCTACCCGACGACAACCGCTGGGGCCGGCAAAACCGCCCGGTCATTAATATTTCCTGGCAAGATGCAAAAGAATATACCGAATGGCTCAGTGAAATGAGCGGCAAGGTGTATCGCTTGCCCACCGAAGCCGAATGGGAATATGCCGCGCGCGCCGGAACCACCAGCTCCTGGTGGTGGGGCGATGATCCCAAAGAAGCCCAGGGCAGCGCCAACTGTCGCCGTGGTTGCAACAGTTCTTTCTCCGGATTGTTCGGCACCAAAACCGCACCGGTGGGCAGCTTCGCCGCCAATGAATTTGGTATTCACGATACCGCCGGCAACGTTGCCGAATGGGTAGACGACTGCTACGCAGAAGATTACTTGTTACAACTGGCTCAACAGCCAGGTGGCAGTTGTGAAGTGCGTGTGGTGCGTGGCGGTTCAGCGAAAAGCACACTTGAACAAATTGCCGCCACTTTCCGTGAAGGAATTAATGCAGAAACCCGTAGCGAACACATTGGTTTTCGCGTGGTAATGGAAATCGACTGA
- a CDS encoding RsmB/NOP family class I SAM-dependent RNA methyltransferase gives MTPNLTTDYEFLVSLWFQWLDQPQWQPLDRWLKSQKKMSRDPLQAGIAMHAAMRFLHLACALESAYKNPQETLDIQAWDQSWSLADIKKVPAQALWYWVALRAAEGQQATVAAPKKLRDAHQRHQFFLQWRARSEADHNNAHYWLWQGVRPSLKPLLDERARQSHWSTESYQTFLDKQTVQPPLWLRLQHGVKANSVVAGLRHSGIHASETDDGISVQGGKNIVTSQAYREGDIEIQDLASQQIAAAIAVKPGQKVWDACAGAGGKTLAIAARMDNKGVVVATDLQAFKLEEIKRRAKRAEFFNIRTFPWDGEAPLRLPAEVARQAGFDWVLVDAPCSSSGTWRRNPDARWHFNPQSMDSLLQLQQQLLHQASASVRPAGALVYATCSWCVVENEEQVEKFLAAHPTFALESMTLTGAPEKDADTMFVAVLRRV, from the coding sequence ATGACTCCCAATTTGACAACTGATTACGAATTTCTGGTTTCTCTCTGGTTCCAATGGCTGGACCAACCGCAATGGCAACCGCTGGATCGCTGGTTGAAATCGCAAAAGAAAATGTCCCGCGATCCGCTGCAAGCCGGTATTGCGATGCATGCCGCGATGCGTTTTTTGCACCTTGCTTGTGCATTGGAATCCGCTTATAAAAACCCGCAGGAAACGCTGGATATTCAGGCGTGGGATCAAAGCTGGTCATTAGCCGATATTAAAAAAGTACCTGCACAGGCCTTGTGGTATTGGGTGGCGTTGCGCGCTGCGGAAGGCCAACAAGCTACCGTAGCGGCGCCAAAAAAATTGCGTGATGCGCACCAGCGTCATCAGTTTTTTTTGCAGTGGCGTGCGCGCAGCGAAGCCGATCATAACAACGCGCACTACTGGTTGTGGCAAGGGGTTCGCCCTTCCTTGAAACCGCTGTTGGACGAACGTGCTCGCCAAAGCCACTGGAGCACAGAAAGCTATCAAACTTTTCTGGACAAACAAACGGTGCAACCACCACTGTGGCTGCGTTTACAGCACGGCGTAAAAGCGAACAGTGTAGTGGCGGGTTTGCGGCACTCGGGTATTCATGCCAGCGAAACCGATGACGGCATTAGCGTTCAGGGCGGTAAAAATATTGTTACCAGCCAGGCCTATCGCGAGGGCGATATTGAAATTCAGGATCTCGCCAGCCAGCAAATTGCAGCGGCGATAGCGGTAAAACCCGGCCAGAAAGTATGGGATGCCTGTGCCGGTGCCGGTGGCAAAACCCTGGCAATTGCGGCGCGCATGGATAACAAAGGTGTGGTGGTTGCCACCGATTTGCAAGCGTTCAAATTGGAAGAAATTAAACGGCGTGCCAAGCGTGCGGAATTTTTTAATATCCGTACTTTCCCCTGGGATGGTGAGGCGCCGTTGCGTTTACCGGCAGAAGTTGCAAGGCAAGCCGGCTTTGATTGGGTATTGGTCGATGCTCCTTGTTCATCATCCGGTACCTGGCGAAGAAATCCTGATGCGCGCTGGCATTTCAATCCGCAGTCCATGGATTCGCTGTTGCAGTTGCAACAACAATTGTTGCATCAGGCCAGCGCCAGTGTGCGGCCGGCGGGTGCGCTGGTATACGCAACCTGTAGTTGGTGTGTGGTCGAAAATGAAGAGCAGGTAGAAAAGTTTCTTGCGGCGCATCCGACTTTCGCGCTGGAGTCCATGACGCTCACCGGTGCTCCGGAAAAAGACGCCGATACCATGTTTGTTGCGGTACTGCGCCGGGTGTAA